In Nocardia sp. NBC_01327, the genomic stretch GCCTGGCGCTGGCCGAGGAGACCGGGTCGGCGCCAGCGGATTTCACCCCGAATATCGCTGCGGCCCTGCTCGGCGGCGTGCACCGCGCCCTCTTCGAGGAGACCGTCCGCCGCACCGTGGACGGTGCGTCCAACGATGCCATCGCGGCTGCCCTGATCGGCTATATCGGCAGCGCTTTCGACATGCTCGAGCCGTCCCTCGGCGGTTATGCGGTCCGAGCAAACTGATCGCCCTGTTTGCCGTGTCGTTGCTGTGTACTCGCTGGTGAGCGCCACATACTGAGCCGATGACCGGTGCCAGCGCGGCCGTTGCCCCCTCCGTGCCCCAGCCTTTGAGCCGGGCCCGAATCAACATCATCTTCGCGACCGTGGTGCTCGGGATGCTCATGGCGGCACTCGATTCCACCATTGTCGCCACGGCGCTGCCGACCATCGTCGCCGATCTCGGCGGCGCGGGGCATATGGCGTGGGTGGTCACCGCCTACCTGGTGGCCGAGGCGATCGCCACCGCGCTGGCCGGTAAATTCGGCGACCTCTTCGGCCGCAAACTGGTCTTCCAGCTCAGTGGCTTCATCTTCATTCTGGGTTCGGTCATCGCCGGCATGGCGCACGGTATGGACCTGCTGATCGCGGCCCGGGCGGTGCAGGGCCTGGGCGCGGGCGGGCTCATGGTCACCTCGATGGCCCTGATCGCCGATGTGATTCCGCTGCGCGAGCGCGGCCAGTACCAGGGTGCGCTGGGCGCGGTCTTCGGCGTGACCACGGTGATCGGCCCGACGCTGGGCGGCCTGTTCACCGACCACCTGAGCTGGCGCTGGTGCTTCTACGTGAACGTGCCCATCGCGATCATCATGATTGTTGTTGCGGCCCGGACGATTCCGGTTGTGCGCAATGCGATCAAGCCGATCGTCGACTACCTCGGCATCGCCCTCATCTCGATCGGCGTCACCTGCCTGATCCTCGGATTGGAGTGGGGCGGACAGGAATACGCCTGGGGCTCGGCGACGATCCTCGGCCTGTTCGCGGCCTCGGCGATCGCGCTGGCCGCGTTCGTCGCGGTGGAACTGCGGGCCGCGGAGCCCATGCTGCCGATGCGCCTGTTCCGCAGCAATGTCTTCACCGTCTGCTCGATCCTCAGCTTCATCGTCGGCTTCGCCATGCTCGGCGCGATGACGTACCTGCCCGCCTTCCTGCAGTACGTGAAGGGGGTGTCGGCGACCGCCTCCGGACTGCAGACGCTGCCGCTGGTGGTCGGCCTGTTCACCACCTCGATCATCTCCGGCACCATTGTCGGCCGGACCGGGCGCTACAAGCTCTTTCCCATCGCGGGCACGGCGATCATGGCGCTCGGCCTGTTCCTCATGTCCACCATGAACGCGAGCACCGGCTTCTGGCTGCAGTCGCTGTACATGCTGGTGCTGGGTCTGGGCATCGGCCTGGCCATGCAGGTGCTGACCATCGCGGTGCAGAACAGCGTGCCCTACTCTGATCTGGGCACCGCCACCTCCGGGGTGACCTTCTTCCGCACCATCGGCAGTGCGTTCGGCACCACCATCTTCGGCACGCTGTACGCGAACAAGATCGGCCCGAATCTCGCTGCCGCTCTGATGGAAGCGAAGGTGCCGCCGGAGGTCGCCCAGAATCCGCAGGCACTGCGCGATCTGCCGCGACCGCAGGCGCTGCCGATCATCGACGCGTACGCCACCTCCATCGACTACGTCTTCCGCTGGGTGGTGCCGGTCGCACTGCTCGGCTTCGCGATCGCGTGGTTCCTGAAGGAGGTGCCGCTGCGCGACAGTTCCCGCGGCGTCGCCTCCGATGTGGGAGAGGGATTCTCGGTCCCGGATTCCGGCGACCGCGTGGTGCAGCTGGAGCGGGCCATCGCCCCGGTCCTGCGCAAGCTTCGCGACAATGCGGTGCCGGATTCGGGAATCCTTGCGGCAGCGGGTAGTTCGCTGACCCGGGACGAGGCGTGGGCGCTCGGCCAGGTCCGCATGTACCAGCGGCTGCGCGGTTCGGCGACCGTCGGTGTCATTGCCCGAACCCATTGGGTGCCTGAGGAAATCATCGAACCGACCTACGCCAAGGCGCAGCAGGACGGCCTGCTGCGGCGTGACGGCGATGTGCTGACCCTCACCGATCGCGGCGTGCAGGAGATCGACCGGGTGCAGATCGCCTGGAAGCGCTGGATCGAAAGTCAGTTGGACGACTGGGATCTCACCGATCCGAAGGACCGCGCGCTGATGGATCAGGCCATCGACAATATCGCCACCAAACTGCTCGACGAGGCCGACCGCCCGGAGACCGCGGCCCGCTGAGTCGCCGGACGAACAGTGCCCCGCTGCGGACAACCGCAGCGGGGCACTGTGTTTCACAGCGTCAGGCGTGGACGCGGACCGGCTGCACCGGCGCCTCCCAATCGATCCGGAAGCGCTGCTCATGGCCCATCGTCTTCTCCGGGTTCATGCGCTTGAGCGCCATCGGCATGACCACACCCATGACGGCGCGGGTGACCGGGCCCGCGGCCTTGGTGTGGTTCATGCGCTTGACCCGATTGGCGACGCCCTCCACCCGCGGCCGCCGCAGCGCCTCGTAGGTGGCGAAAGCCGCTGTCGGATCATCGATATCGCGCAGGCAGCGCGCCAGCTCGATGGCGCTCTCGATGGCCATGGAGCCACCCTGCCCCGAGGTATTGCTCGGCGCGTGCACGGCATCGCCGGTGAGCACCATGCGCCCGCGGTACCAGTGCGGCACCGGCGGCATGATCTGCAGCGCACCCACCACGACCAGATCCTCGGGCTTGGTGGCGCGAGCCAGTTCGGCGCCCGGGATGTCGTCGGCGTAGACCTCGCGCAGGATGCGCAGCCACTCCCCATTGGAGACGGTGCGGGCCTCGCTCAGCGAAAGGTACTGCTCGTGCGGCAGATTCGCGCCCCATGCGATGCGGCCGTCGGGCATGGTCCAGTACAGGTAGTAGGCACGCTTGCCGAAGGCGAAGATCATATTCCCCGGCGCGAGGTCGAGCGAGCCCCCCTCGATATACGCACCGAAGCCCAGCATCCGCAGATACTGCGGCCCCGGCGCATTCGGGTCGATGAGCGTGCGCACGGTGGAGCGGATGCCGTCCGCGCCGATCAGCACATCGCCCGTGGCGCTGGTGCCGTCGGCGAAGTGCGCGGTAATGCCGTCGGCATGCTCCTCGACATCGATCAGGCGCTTGCTGTACTCGAACTGCACGCCGGCGGCGACCGCGACATCGTGCAGTGCGATGTGCAGATCGGGCCGGTCGACCAGTTGCAGCGGCTCCACCCCGGACATGCCGGGCAGCCGCAGATGCTTGTTGTTGACGGCCATCGATTGCGAGGTGATCGGCGCGGCAATGGCGCGGATCGCATCGCCGGCGCCGATGACATCCAGGGCGGCCATCCCATTGGGCGCCAGTGCGAGGTTGGAGCCGACGCCGTAGGCGGGGCCGGGGTAGGCCTCGAAGACCCGGGCTTCGATGCCCGCCTTGTGCAGTGCGGTCGCGGTGACGGGTCCGGAGATGCCGCCGCCGATGACGAGGGCGGTGCGGATGGCCGAGCGTGTTTCAGACATGGGTTGTCTCCCTTGAGACTTCGAAAGAGCAGGGTGAGATAACCCCGAATCGGAGCGCGTGCGGAGAACCCAGTTATCCTGTAGTTGCCAAACTCGGTACGAGTTCGCCTGCACGGGCGCGGATCGGGAAGGTGTTCCCGGGTCTCGGCGGTGGTGTTGCAGCACCTTCGCCGGGGCTCGGTTCTTGATCGTCCGGTATTCAGTCCGGTGGCGGCTGCGCGCCGGGCATTCCCCCCTTCACCTGTTCGACCGCTTCCGCGGGCGTGATCCCGTCGCGGTGGTAGGACCGCCACAGTTCGACCTCGGGGAAGCTGCCGTCGACGAGCGAATCGCGCAGGGCTCGCGCCCAGGCGGTCTCGGCCTCCAGCATGGTCAGCTCATAGTCTTCTTCGACCAGGAAAAGGTGCGGCACTGCACCTTTCAGAGCGGCCAGCTGCGTACGGCCGGCGGTGGACCTGGCCTCCAGCTTGGAGATACGTGCGGTGAGCAGTTCGATCACATCATCGGGCGGGAGCACCGAGACCACGGACAGCCCGGCCATGAACGGCCGCTGCTCGGGTTCCGGATCGGAGATGAGTTCTCTTGTCCAGTCGGCCAATTCGGCACGCCCGGCATCGGTGATCCGGTAGATGGTGCGTTCGGGGCGGGCGCCGTCGCGTTCACTGCCGGTGATCTCGAGAAAGCCGTGCTTGGTGAGGTTGTCCACCACGGTGTACAGCGAGCCCCACTTGACGCCCATATCGTGGTCTTTGCCGAACTCCCGCAACTTTCCGGCGATCTCGTAGCGATGCATCGGCTGGATGGCGAGCACCGACAGCACCGCCAATGCCATCAGATTCCCTACCTTGCGCTTGCGAGCCATTCTGCCCACCTCCTCTGTACTCGTCTACGAATATACGTCCACGAGTATTCGTCGACAAGTACTTGGCGCAAAGAAAAACGCACCCCGGCCGCGGGTGCGGCGGGGTGAGCATGGGAGGAGGCGGTCAGGTGGTCGCGAAGCGGGACCGCAGATAGTCGGAGGTGGGCTGATCGGCCGGGAGGAAGGCCTCCAGATGCAGCTCGGCCAGGGTGATGTCGGTGGCCGTGGCGAACGAGGTGATGGTGGTGATCAACCCCAGCTCACCGTCCTCGCTGCGCAAGCGCAGGGGTACCGCGAAGCCCAGATGGTTCGGGCCCGGATCGACCGGCGGCAGATAGCTCTCCAGCTCGGTGATGAGCGCACTGAGATCCGGATCCGGGCTGCGGGCCGCGCGATTGCGCAGGCTGTCGGTGACATGACGACCCCATTCGGGCAGATTCACCACCCGCCGTGCCAAACCGTCGGGATGCAGGGCCAGTCGCAGCACATTGAGGGGCGCCCGCAGCAGCTCCGGCGCCGCTCCCTCGGCGAGCACCTCGAAGGCCGCATTGGCCGCCACCAGCACGCCGAACGGGCGCGTCACCACCGCCGGATAGGGGAGATGGCCGTGCAGGATGGTGTCCAGCGCATGCCGCACCGCACCGAGTTCCGGTGCATCCAAAGCAGATTCGGGGAAAGCGGGCGCGTATCCGGCGGCCAGCAGCAGCCCGTTGCGCTCGCGCAGCGACAGTCCCAGCGACTCCGCCAGCCGGACCACCATGGTCCGCCCCGGATGTGAGCGCCCCTGCTCCAGGAAGCTCAGATAGCGCTGGCTGGTCTCCGCGCTGATCGCGAGATCGAGCTGGCTGATCCGCCGCCGGGTGCGCCAGTGCCGCAACTGCTGCGCGAACGGGGTCGCCGTCGTCGCCACCGCCATGATCGTCATTCCTCTACTGTGTGCGCCCCGGCGCTGCCGGGCGATTCCCTGCAGGGAATGACAAGCGCGGCCGCATGATCATTCCCTGCAGGGAATCGCGCCGCTCGCCGTCGCCGAACAGACTCTGTGGCATGAGCAATCGAGTCGACAACAACAGCCTGGCCACCCTCACCGAGCAGTACATCGCCGTCTGGAACGAGGCCGATCAGCAGGCCCGGGTCAAGCGCATCGCCGAACTGTGGACCACCGAGGGCACCCACGTGCTGGTCGATCCGCCGCAGGTCATCCGGGAAACCGCTGCCGCCCTGAACTTCCCGACCCCGTACATGTCGGTGCGCGGCCACCGTGAACTGGATGCGCGGATCACCCGGGCCTACGAAATGTTCGTCGGCTCCGGCACATTCGTCTTCCGTAGCCGTGGCGTGGCGCAGCGGCTGGCGGAGGGTGTGGTCGGCATCGGCTGGGACATGGTCGCCGCCGACGGTTCGGTGGGCGGCGCGGGCTACGACGTGCTCGCCCTGGACGAGGACGGCCGGATTCACGCCGACCACCAGTACATCGGCCCCGCATAACAGACGACGTCGCTACGACCGCCACGGCTATTTTCAGGAGAACATCATGAATGCCATTGCCTACCACCTCGATCCACTGCACGGGCTCGACGGGCTCACCACTCGCGCACAGTCGATCCCGGAGGCCGGACCGCATCAGGTCGTGGTGCGGGTGCGGGCCACCTCGCTCAATCGCCGCGACACCATGCTGATGGACGGCACCTACCCGGTGCCCTTCACGCCCGATACGGTGCCGCTGGTGGACGGCGTCGGTGAGGTGATCGCCCTGGGCGACGGCGTGACTCGCGCCGCGCTCGGCGATCGGGTCATGGGAACCTACTTCGTCGCCTGGAACGGCGGCCGGCAGACCCAGGCGCTGACCTCCCAGCAGTACGGCGCCAACCACAATGGCTGGCTCGCCAACTATGTGGTGCTGGAGGAGGATTCGGTCATGCAGGTGCCCGAGCACCTGACCGACGAGGAGGCCGCCGCGCTCACCTGCGCGGGACTGGTCGCCTGGGCGGCGCTGAGCAAGCCGGTTCCGGCCGGACCGGGGGAGACCGTGCTGACGGTCGGCACCGGCCCCGTGGGTCTGTTCGCGGTGCAGCACGCCAAAATGCTGGGCGCGCGGGTCATTTCGATCACCTCCTCACCGGACAAGGCGGAGCGGCTGCGCAAGCTCGGCGCCGACGAGGTCATCGACCGCAGGGTGACTCCGGATTGGGAGCACGCGGTGAACGATCTCACCGGTGGTGACGGTGTGGAGCATGTGGTCGAGGCGGTCGGCAAGGTCACGCTGCCCAAATCCCTTGCGGCAGCGGGTTACAACGCGAATGTCACGCTCATCGGCGCGTACCCGGCCCCGGCGGGGCAGCAGCAGGGTGATCCGCTGGGCGGCAAGTACCTGACCCTGCGCCGCATTGCGGTCGGCAGCCGGGCCGATTTCGAGGGTATGAACCGCGCCATTGCCGAGCACCGCATGCGGCCGGTCATCGACCGGATATTCCCGTTCGATCAGGCGGTCGAGGCCTACCGGTACTTCAATGAGGGCGACCCTTTCGGCAAGGTGGTCATCACGATCGCTTAATGTCGGAAATATGCGGATATTTCTGGCGGGCGCCAGCGGCGTCCTCGGCTCTCGGCTGGTCCCGCTGCTCATTGCGGCGGGACACGATGTGGCGGGTATGACCCGCTCTCCGGAGAAAGCGCAGCGGCTGGCCGCCGCCGGCGCGGAACCGGTGGTGTGCGATGTCTTCGATGCGGCGGCCCTGACCACCGCCGTCACCGAATATGCCCCCGAGTTGGTCATGCACCAGCTCACCGATCTGCCGGACGATCCGGCGCGACTGGCCGAGGGCCGCGCGGCCAATGCCCGCATTCGCCGGGAGGGCACCGCGAATCTGCTGGCCGCGGCCGAGGCGGTCGGCGTCACCCGGATCATCGCCCAGAGCGTGGCCTGGGAGATGACCGGCGAGGGTCAGGTCTCCAAGGAGTTCCTGGAGAAGTCGGTGCGCGCGGCCGGCGGTGTGGTGCTGCGCTACGGCCAGTTCTACGGCCCGGGCACGTACTACCCGGACGCCCCGCCCGAGCCGCCCCGCATCCACCTCGACGAGGCCGCCGCGCGCACCGCCCGCGCTCTCGATCTGGCGTCCGGACTGTACGAACTCACCGATGCCGAGGGACCGGAGTTCCTGCCGATCACCTAGCCCGGTTCCGCCGCAACTGTTGCGGCACGGACGAATTCGCGAATACGAACGCTGTTGTCGGCGGTCCGCCAGTGCAGTGCCCATCGCACCGGCGGGGCGTCGCGCAGCGGCAGATACGCCACATCGGGGCGCGGGTGATAGCGCCGGGCATGCGCGCCGATCGGCAGCACGCCCTGTCCCGCGCCGACGAGCGTGAGCTGTTCGGTGGCGGTGGCCGGGCCCTGCAGCACCGTGGTGTGCTCCAGGTCGGCGAATGTGACCGAACGGCGATGCGCCAAAGGATGATTCGCGGGCACCGCGACTATCCGGGCTTCCGAGACCAGTACCGGTCCGGCGGTGATGTCCGGTTCGGCCGACGTGACCGTATCCAGTGCGATATCGATATCGCCCGCCCGCAGCCACGGAAGCACCTGCGCGGGTTGGGCTTCCCGAATCCGCACGGCGCAGTCGGGTAGTTGCTCCTGGAACAGTTCCTTTGCGCGGCTGAGCAATTGGCTCGTCGCGGCGTCCACGAAAGCGACCTCCAGCGTCCCGCCGCGACCCCGCCCGGTATCGATGGTGTGCTGTACCGCAGCACCGATGCGATCCCACGCCGGGCGCAGTTCCGCATACAGCTCACGGCCCGCCGGTGTCGCCGTCACCCGCCTGCTGCTGCGATCGAAGAGCGGAACACCCAGTCGCCGTTCGAGTTTCGCGACCGTCTGGCTGACCCGGGCGGTCGAGAGGCGCAGCCGTTCGGCCGTCCGGCCGAAGTGCAGTTCCTCCACGAGGGTGAGGAAGACCTCGATTTCGTACCGCTCCAGCATGTGCTGCCTCCGCCGGGATCGTTAAGTAGTGCTTGACGATCGTTGCACATATTCGTATTGATGCCGCCGGTGCGCGGGCAGAAGGTGAAGTGGTCCGCACAACCTCAGGAGTCACCGTGTTCGTCACCGAGCCCTACGCCTTGTCCGCCCCCGCCGCCGAGACCGCCGAGGTGGTGCGGGAGCTGCGCGATCGCGCCGAGATCAGCGATGCCCTGTACCGCTTCGCGCTGGGTCAGGACCTGCGGGACAAGGAGCTGTTCGCCTCGTCCTTCACCGCCGACGCCGAACTCGATTTCCAGCCGACGGCCGTGAAGTGGGGTGGCGTCGCCCCGCTCATGACCGGCCGCGACTTCATTGTCGACACCATCCTCGGTGGCTTCGCCGGGCGTGTCGACACCACGCATCAGGTGACCAACACCCGCATCGCGATTACCGGCGATACCGCGCGACTCACCGCGCTCGTGGAGGCGCAGCATCTGCTCACCGCCGACCACGGCACCTTCGCCCTGCTGAAGAACCGATACGACGTCGAGCTGGTGCGCGAGGGTGCGCGGTGGCTCATGAGCCGGGTGCGCATCGAGAACGCATGGTTCACCGGCGATCCCACAGCGATCTTTTAGCTATCGAAAGAAATAGATACTGAGCTGCAATATTACGGTGTCATGTAGCCGGTTAATGTTCATGGCAAATCTGTGTAGCGTCCTGGAAGACGAGCTTTTCGGATCAGCAGGTCATCTGCTCGGTAATCGAAGGAGCTTCCCGTGGCGCCCGGCGCCGTCCGTGAGAGACCCGTAGCGAGAGACAACGACGGCACACCCGGTGTGGTGGAGACCGGCGAGATGTCCGCGCGCACACTGATATTGATGCTCGTACTGTCGCTCGGCCTGGTATTTCTCCTGGTAGGCGGCAGTCTGCGCGCCGGGTTCGACGGTAGCGGCGACGGCGCCGACAGTCCGGCCGCCCCCGGCTCCAGCTCGAAACAGCACCCCGCGAGCGCCGGGCCGCCGCCCCCGCCCGCACCTGCACCCGCCCCTGCCCCGGCGCCCGCGGCCGCGCCGCCGCCGCCCGCTCCGGAACCGCAGGCGCCCGCGCCCGCGCCGCAGCAGCAGGCGCCGCAGGCTCCCATCGCGCCGGTCGAGGTCGCTCCCGAGCCCGATCCGCCCGCCCCTGCCGCGCCGCCCCCACCGCCTCCGCCGCCGATCATCCCGGACATTCTGGCGCCGATCCTGCCGTTCCTGCTGCCACCGCCCCCGCCACCCCCGCCGCCGGCCCCGTAGCGGAGGTCACGGCCGGAATCCGAAGGAGGACAGCCATGCTCGACAGCGCACGCGAACCGCAGGAGGCGCACGAAGGCGATATCAACCCGCGTGCACTCGCGGTGGTCGCGGTCGTCTCGGGACTCATGGCGCTGGCCATCGGAGCCGGCATGCTGCTCACCGGTTCCGATGACAGCACAACCGCGGAGGTGCAGCCGGTGCACCGCGCGCCCGTGCAACACCACCCCCCGAAGCCCCACCTTCCCTCCGCACCGGCCGCCGCCGCGCCACCCGCCGGCGCGATCCCACCCGCCGCCGTAGCGCCGCCCGCCGCCCCAGCAGAGGCCGTGCTCCCCCCGGGAGCCCCGCATCCGGTCCAAGCCCCCGTCCTCGTGGCCCCAGAATTGTTCTCGCCGTACATGACTCGCGTCCCACCCCCACCCGCACCCGCACCGCCCGTGGCAGCCGCCACCCCCGCAGCGGTCCCGCCACCCGCACCCGCCCCTCCGCCCCCGCCCGCACCGTGAGCGCCCCCTACACCTGACCGCCACCTATGCGCAGACCGCAACCTGCGCGTAGTTCGGAGTCCGCGCCCCGACCGGAGCCCGCGTCGTGACTGGAGCCCGCGCTTTGTCCGGAGCCCGTGCCCTGACCGTGCGGGCTATAGCCCCGAAACGCCTGCGATCTGGCCGATTCCGTACGTGATCGCCATGGCCAGCGCGCCACCGATCACCACTCGCAGCACCGCGCGCGCCGCATTGCCGCCGCCGAGTCGTGCGCTCAAAGAGCCCGTGAGGGCGAGCGCCACCAGTACCGCCGCGAAGGTGACCGGGATTCGCCAGGAGGTGGGCGGCAGCAGAATCGCGAGCAGTGGCAGTAGCGCACCGACGGTGAAGGCGACGGCGGAGGACAGCGCCGCATGCCATGGATTGGTGAGTTCGCCGGGGTCCAAGCCCAATTCGACCTCGGCGTGCGCCTGGAACGCATCGTGTGCGGTGAGTTCCTCCGCCACGGTGCGCGCGGTCTCCGCGGACAGGCCCTTGCCCTCATAGATCTGGGTGAGTTCGGCGAGTTCGTACTCCGGCTCCTCGGCGAGCTCGCGCCTCTCCTTGGCCAGCAGCGCCTTCTCGGAATCGCGCTGCGTACTCACCGACACGTACTCACCCACGGCCATGGAGATCGCACCCGCGGTCAGCCCCGCGATACCGGCCGTGAGAATCGCGGACGATTCGGTGGTGGCCGCCGCGACGCCCACCACCAGCCCGGCGGTCGACACGATCCCGTCATTGGCCCCGAGCACCCCCGCCCGCAACCAGTTCAGCCGCGACGCGAGCCCCTCGGCATGCGGTTCGTGCGGATGCGGTTGCCCGTCCCCGGGGGCGGCGACGCTCGTATCGTCCACGAAAACCAGCCTAGGCCACGTGTTTCTGCCATAGGTCCGCCTCGCCGAGCGAGGCATGGCTCTCGTTTTGCGGCGTATGCGAACAATTTGCTGCAACGATGAGGGTCATGGTCCGTCTTGTCATTCGCCACTGGTCCGTCGTCATACCGCTCGTCGCCGCCCTGGTGCTGGCTGTTTCCTGGGGTCGCGATCTGGGTCCGATAGTGGTGACGCTGGTATCGGTGGCGCTGGTCGGAGCGGTGTTGTCGGCGGTGCAGCATGCGGAGGTGGTGGCGCACCGGGTCGGTGAGCCCTTCGGATCGCTCATCCTCGCGGTCGCGGTGACCATTATCGAGGTCGGCCTGATCGTCACGCTCATGATCTCGAGCGGTGACAAGGCGGCCTCGCTGGCGCGGGACACCGTATTCGCGGCGGTCATGATCACCTGCAACGGCATTCTGGGCCTGTCGCTGCTGGTGGCCGCGGCCCGGCGGCGGCTCGCGGTCTTCAATGCCGAGGGCACGGGCGGCGCGCTGGCCACGGTCGCGACCCTGGCCACGCTGAGTCTGGTGCTGCCGACCTTCACCACCAGCGAACCGGGCCCGGTGTTCTCGGGCGCGCAATTGATCTTCGCGGCGGTCGCCTCGCTGGTGCTCTACGGCGTTTTCGTCATGGTGCAGACGGTCCGGCACCCGGGTGACTTCCTCCCCGTGGAGGGCGGCGGCGAATCGGCCGAGGACGAGCACGACGAACTGCCCACCAAACGTCAGGCCCTGCGCAGCCTCGGCCTGCTGCTGGTGGCTCTCATCGGCGTGGTCGGCCTGGCCAAACTGGTCTCGCCGTCCATCGAATCCGGTATCGCCGCAGCCGGATTGCCCGCCTCGGCGGTGGGTGTGGTGATCGCCCTGCTGGTGCTGCTGCCGGAAACCATTGCGGCCGTGCGGGCGGCGCGGCGTGAGCGCGTGCAGATCAGCCTGAATCTGGCGCTGGGCTCGGCCATGGCGAGCATCGGCCTGACGATTCCGGCGATCGCGGTGGCCTCGATCTGGATCGAGGGGCCGCTCATGCTCGGGCTCGGGGCGACGCAGATGGTCCTGCTGGCGCTGACGGTCGTGGTCGGCGCGCTCACGGTGGTGCCCGGGCGCGCGACTCTGCTCCAGGGCTGTGTGCACCTGGTGTTGTTCTCGGCCTTCGTCTTTCTGGCGGTCAGTCCCTAGCCGGTCACGCGGTCCAGCGGTAGATCTGTCCGTCGCGCAGTTCGTAGCTGTCGGCGGGTTTGACGCCGCTGTGCCCGGAGAGCAGGGCCATGACCCGGGTGCGTCCGCGCGTGGTGACGCCGTCCTCGGTCCAATGCACGTAGGGATGTACCAGTTTGGCGAACGCAGTCCAGTCGTCGGCCTCGACGGCACACAGGACTGCCGACACGGTGTTGTCCACGGGCACAGTGAACACTCCGGCCGACCACAACACATCAGTACGGCGTAAAACCGCGCATCCCGGACCTTAAAAAACCGGACATTTCGTGTAGCTGCTAGTTCACTCGATTCACGTTTCGGTATGGCCGAACCCCGTACGGGCCATGCGCCAGAGGTTCGCCACGGGCGTGTCGCACGTCATATTGATAGCCGATCCGCTCTGATAACACGTTCTAGAACCGCAGGTCACATGCCAAATAATCCCGCTGAGCAGGATGGGAGGCGCATGTACCGATCGGTAACTTAGCGGCCTGGATCACACCTCGAACCGATTTGGTGTTACTCGAGGTAACCATTAGCTTTGAGGGCAGGCAGTGTTGCCGATCACGGAGAAGAAGATTTGAACCTCGTCCCCCGCCGTCGGCTTCGGCGTTTCGAAGAAGTAGTGCCGCAATGACCCGGACCATCCCGCGTACCTCTGCTGTCCGCACCAATGTCCGCATCGTTCGCGACAACTTCTCCGGCACCGCGGTGGCCTCGCTGCGCACCTTCGGCCGCGCGGCCGGCATTGCCCAGGAATCGGTAGCTGGCATCTTCACCGGCATCGCCCGCGGCACCTTCCAGTGGAAGGAAGCCATCCTGCAGGCGTGGCGGCTGATCACGGTCACCGCGATTCCCGCGATCCTGATGGCCATTCCGTTCGGT encodes the following:
- a CDS encoding FAD-dependent monooxygenase, translated to MSETRSAIRTALVIGGGISGPVTATALHKAGIEARVFEAYPGPAYGVGSNLALAPNGMAALDVIGAGDAIRAIAAPITSQSMAVNNKHLRLPGMSGVEPLQLVDRPDLHIALHDVAVAAGVQFEYSKRLIDVEEHADGITAHFADGTSATGDVLIGADGIRSTVRTLIDPNAPGPQYLRMLGFGAYIEGGSLDLAPGNMIFAFGKRAYYLYWTMPDGRIAWGANLPHEQYLSLSEARTVSNGEWLRILREVYADDIPGAELARATKPEDLVVVGALQIMPPVPHWYRGRMVLTGDAVHAPSNTSGQGGSMAIESAIELARCLRDIDDPTAAFATYEALRRPRVEGVANRVKRMNHTKAAGPVTRAVMGVVMPMALKRMNPEKTMGHEQRFRIDWEAPVQPVRVHA
- a CDS encoding NAD-dependent epimerase/dehydratase family protein, with amino-acid sequence MRIFLAGASGVLGSRLVPLLIAAGHDVAGMTRSPEKAQRLAAAGAEPVVCDVFDAAALTTAVTEYAPELVMHQLTDLPDDPARLAEGRAANARIRREGTANLLAAAEAVGVTRIIAQSVAWEMTGEGQVSKEFLEKSVRAAGGVVLRYGQFYGPGTYYPDAPPEPPRIHLDEAAARTARALDLASGLYELTDAEGPEFLPIT
- a CDS encoding helix-turn-helix domain-containing protein — encoded protein: MTIMAVATTATPFAQQLRHWRTRRRISQLDLAISAETSQRYLSFLEQGRSHPGRTMVVRLAESLGLSLRERNGLLLAAGYAPAFPESALDAPELGAVRHALDTILHGHLPYPAVVTRPFGVLVAANAAFEVLAEGAAPELLRAPLNVLRLALHPDGLARRVVNLPEWGRHVTDSLRNRAARSPDPDLSALITELESYLPPVDPGPNHLGFAVPLRLRSEDGELGLITTITSFATATDITLAELHLEAFLPADQPTSDYLRSRFATT
- a CDS encoding PadR family transcriptional regulator, which translates into the protein MARKRKVGNLMALAVLSVLAIQPMHRYEIAGKLREFGKDHDMGVKWGSLYTVVDNLTKHGFLEITGSERDGARPERTIYRITDAGRAELADWTRELISDPEPEQRPFMAGLSVVSVLPPDDVIELLTARISKLEARSTAGRTQLAALKGAVPHLFLVEEDYELTMLEAETAWARALRDSLVDGSFPEVELWRSYHRDGITPAEAVEQVKGGMPGAQPPPD
- a CDS encoding zinc-dependent alcohol dehydrogenase family protein; this encodes MNAIAYHLDPLHGLDGLTTRAQSIPEAGPHQVVVRVRATSLNRRDTMLMDGTYPVPFTPDTVPLVDGVGEVIALGDGVTRAALGDRVMGTYFVAWNGGRQTQALTSQQYGANHNGWLANYVVLEEDSVMQVPEHLTDEEAAALTCAGLVAWAALSKPVPAGPGETVLTVGTGPVGLFAVQHAKMLGARVISITSSPDKAERLRKLGADEVIDRRVTPDWEHAVNDLTGGDGVEHVVEAVGKVTLPKSLAAAGYNANVTLIGAYPAPAGQQQGDPLGGKYLTLRRIAVGSRADFEGMNRAIAEHRMRPVIDRIFPFDQAVEAYRYFNEGDPFGKVVITIA
- a CDS encoding LysR family transcriptional regulator, with translation MLERYEIEVFLTLVEELHFGRTAERLRLSTARVSQTVAKLERRLGVPLFDRSSRRVTATPAGRELYAELRPAWDRIGAAVQHTIDTGRGRGGTLEVAFVDAATSQLLSRAKELFQEQLPDCAVRIREAQPAQVLPWLRAGDIDIALDTVTSAEPDITAGPVLVSEARIVAVPANHPLAHRRSVTFADLEHTTVLQGPATATEQLTLVGAGQGVLPIGAHARRYHPRPDVAYLPLRDAPPVRWALHWRTADNSVRIREFVRAATVAAEPG
- a CDS encoding MDR family MFS transporter, which codes for MTGASAAVAPSVPQPLSRARINIIFATVVLGMLMAALDSTIVATALPTIVADLGGAGHMAWVVTAYLVAEAIATALAGKFGDLFGRKLVFQLSGFIFILGSVIAGMAHGMDLLIAARAVQGLGAGGLMVTSMALIADVIPLRERGQYQGALGAVFGVTTVIGPTLGGLFTDHLSWRWCFYVNVPIAIIMIVVAARTIPVVRNAIKPIVDYLGIALISIGVTCLILGLEWGGQEYAWGSATILGLFAASAIALAAFVAVELRAAEPMLPMRLFRSNVFTVCSILSFIVGFAMLGAMTYLPAFLQYVKGVSATASGLQTLPLVVGLFTTSIISGTIVGRTGRYKLFPIAGTAIMALGLFLMSTMNASTGFWLQSLYMLVLGLGIGLAMQVLTIAVQNSVPYSDLGTATSGVTFFRTIGSAFGTTIFGTLYANKIGPNLAAALMEAKVPPEVAQNPQALRDLPRPQALPIIDAYATSIDYVFRWVVPVALLGFAIAWFLKEVPLRDSSRGVASDVGEGFSVPDSGDRVVQLERAIAPVLRKLRDNAVPDSGILAAAGSSLTRDEAWALGQVRMYQRLRGSATVGVIARTHWVPEEIIEPTYAKAQQDGLLRRDGDVLTLTDRGVQEIDRVQIAWKRWIESQLDDWDLTDPKDRALMDQAIDNIATKLLDEADRPETAAR